The Leadbetterella byssophila DSM 17132 DNA window CACGGATGTTCAATTGGCCATCAACCTGGGTGCAAAGGCCATTTTTATAGGTAAATCCCTGCAGGAAGATGTCAGCGATGAGATCAAAAATGCTATAGCTTTAGTGACGGATGATTGGGATGAGATCTATGCCTTCCTAAAAATGCCGGAAAGAACAGCAGAGGTCCGTAGAACTACTAAAGAGACGGATATACACATCAAATTGAACTTGGATGGGCAGGGGAAATCAGATATTCATACGGGAATAGGTTTCTTTGATCATATGTTGGATCAATTGGCTAGACATTCTGGAGCTGACCTTTATATTTCAGTTAATGGAGATTTGCACATTGATGAGCATCATACCATTGAAGATACTGCCTTAGCATTAGGTGAAGCCTATTTGAATGCATTGGGAGATAAAAGAGGAATAAGTAGGTATGGCTTCTTATTGCCAATGGATGAATGTCTTGCTCAAGTGGCTATAGATTTTTCCGGTAGGCCTTGGTTAGTATGGGATGCGGAATTTAAGAGAGAAAAGATAGGAGAGATGCCCACGGAGATGTTTATGCATTTCTTTAAATCCTTCTCAGATACTTCTAAGTGTAATTTGAATATCAAAGTTGAAGGTGAAAACGAACATCACAAGATTGAATCCATCTTCAAGGCATGGGCAAAGGCCATAAAGATGGCAGTCAAAAGAGATATTAAGGAAATAGATAGATTACCAAGTACAAAGGGGGTTTTATAACCCCCTTTTAGTTTTTCACCTTTACATTAGAATGGTTGGCATTGATGATGACCACCTTGTCAGATTCTTTACCTATAAGTGCCTTGTAGACTTGCACGTTCTTCGCCGGAGAAGGAGTTGAAGTCAATTTCTTAGCTTGTACCCCTTGTCCCAAGTACACTTGACCATTGGTAGTAATAACGTTTAATAGCCCATTAAAGTCCGCTAACTGTATATCTGAATAAGTAGTATTGATCTTTAATTGTTTTAGATTCTTGTTCAAGTTGCCTAGCCTCAAATCTGTAGTATACGCCACATCCAGTTCAATCATTTGGTTTAGGTTATTGAAATAGGATTTAGCATATTTAATCTGGCCCTTGATATTTTCTACATCTTGTGCTGTTAACACACCCCTTTCGAATTTAATGTCAGCATCTTTCAGCAACTGTATGTCCACAGTAGAGTTAGCAGAGTTAATACTTGCTCCCACTAACTCGCTGATAACCGCTTTACCAAATTTGATGTTTAATTGAGATTCGGCATTGTTTACCACAGGGACATCAAGCTTCCCATGCTGTAAGCTTATCGTCAAAGGTGCGAAGGATTCCGGTAGACTGATATCCCCAAAGAAATTCTCGATCCTTAATTGCGTATTTTCCGGCATGTATATCAGATAATCTACCGTGCAGTAGCTATTCTTCTTATCTAGGTTCTGAGCGAATTCAGACATGTGGGTTTGTAGAATCAAAACCTTGTTCTTAACTTCTTTTTTGATTTGTATATTGTCCAAGTATTTCTCGGTCAAGGTATTTGATACTGCATTAGCCCTGATATTAACATTTACTTTTACAGAATTCTTGTTCCAATGCACTACTTTCACGTTTCCGAACTTATTAGTAACGTCAATTCTGTCTACATCCTTAGAGTCATATGTGAAGACCAGCGTCTTGGTCTTTTCCACCCAGGTTTTATCTTCCGCAGATAGGCTGAAGACAATCCCCATGCATAGAACGGTAAGCCACTTTTTCATAACATATAGACTTTTTTCTCTGCAATTTGCGTCTGTTGATTCAATAGCTCTATTTGCCATTCTAGATTTTGAATCATTGCAGAGATGATTGTTTCAGTATTCGGGTTAGTCGTTAATTCTGCTTTTAAAGCGTTAAAATCGTTTTGTAGTTCAGTAAGGTCTTTATTAAATGTTTCTCCCAAGTCAGGTTGAGAACTGACCAATTGTTCTAATTTGGACTTCTTTTCCTGGACCTTACTGGCGTACGTAACTAATTTCGCATCGTATTTCTCTAAGTCTCTAATCTCTGATTGGGCCTTGGTCTTACCTAGGTAATAAGCCATTCCCATACAGACCAGTAACAAGGCGGCATACCGCATGATGGGGAACTTCATTCTCCTCGGTAACCGGGTCTGAATCTTCATCCAGGCTCCTGCTGGTACCTCTTCATCGAAGGCCCCCACGTTCTTTTGGATCAATTCTTCCAGTTTCATCTTCTTTTTTTATATAGTTCCACTAATTTTTGTTTCGCTCTTATAAATTGGGATCTCGATGTGACCTCTGAAATCCCCAGTATGTTCCCAATTTCCCGGTGATCATACCCTTCAAACAGGTAAAGGTTTAACACTACTCTATAACCGGAGGGTAACTCTGTGAGTATTACCTTTATTCGCTCAATGGTTTCTTCCGTTTCTTCAAAATCTACATCCTCACCTTCTTCAAAATTCTCTTTTCCGTCAAGATCCTCCCAATGAATTCTC harbors:
- the hisB gene encoding bifunctional histidinol-phosphatase/imidazoleglycerol-phosphate dehydratase HisB, whose amino-acid sequence is MPKVLFIDRDGTIIIEPPVDFQVDSLEKLEFLPKAISNLRKISEENQFELAMVTNQDGLGTSSFPEDTFWPAHLKMMRTLENENVHFHEVFIDKTFPHENAPTRKPGTGLLGKYINNPEYDLPGSFVLGDRLTDVQLAINLGAKAIFIGKSLQEDVSDEIKNAIALVTDDWDEIYAFLKMPERTAEVRRTTKETDIHIKLNLDGQGKSDIHTGIGFFDHMLDQLARHSGADLYISVNGDLHIDEHHTIEDTALALGEAYLNALGDKRGISRYGFLLPMDECLAQVAIDFSGRPWLVWDAEFKREKIGEMPTEMFMHFFKSFSDTSKCNLNIKVEGENEHHKIESIFKAWAKAIKMAVKRDIKEIDRLPSTKGVL